A single window of Larimichthys crocea isolate SSNF chromosome XII, L_crocea_2.0, whole genome shotgun sequence DNA harbors:
- the kcnj4 gene encoding ATP-sensitive inward rectifier potassium channel 12 has translation MGTRRSNRYSIVSDILPEEERQKISSLRLHNGHSSPKFQLESACDTETEDRRRSGASAAVPSTRGQGVMNNYNGKILTRGSNQIRSRFVKKNGQCNVLFTNMEDKRQRYLADIFTTCVDIRWRYLLLIFCMSFMVSWLFFGIIFYGVSRAHGDFEEHLVKGDVLAVGGMYGPTSHTAGQRMPCILHVQGFVGALLFSMETQTTIGYGWRCVTEECPVAVITVVIQSIVGCIIDSFMIGTIMAKMARPKKRNQTLVFSKNAVIAQRDGKLCLMWRVGNLRKSHIVEAHVRAQLIRSYVTTEGEYIPLEQMDLNVGYDEGTDRLFLVSPLVIVHEIDKDSPLYTLSRADLETDDFEIVVILEGMVEATAMTTQFRSSYLAREVFWGHRFEPVIYEDGDRYKVDYSRFHNTYEVPSTPHLSAKELDEATSRASSAASPISACRTARDLIPRSLSAFCYENEVALSCGEEEEDIFDSSQIVLKERAEDRRTSVSVDFQNMFQDTATMSSGSHNVMCVLDMDNNQMEFDILQPAMPLDPVTYKSEQE, from the coding sequence CTGcgacacagagacagaagacagaaggagGTCGGGGGCCTCTGCTGCCGTGCCCAGCACAAGGGGACAAGGAGTGATGAACAACTACAACGGGAAGATTTTGACAAGGGGCTCCAACCAAATACGGAGCCGGTTTGTGAAGAAAAATGGACAATGTAACGTTTTATTCACTAACATGGAGGACAAGAGGCAGCGCTACCTAGCTGACATCTTCACCACCTGCGTGGACATCCGCTGGAGATACCTGCTGCTTATATTCTGCATGAGCTTCATGGTCTCGTGGCTTTTCTTTGGCATTATCTTTTACGGTGTCTCCCGGGCACATGGGGACTTTGAGGAGCACCTTGTGAAGGGGGATGTTCTGGCGGTAGGGGGAATGTATGGACCCACCTCGCACACGGCTGGACAAAGGATGCCCTGCATACTTCATGTCCAGGGCTTTGTTGGGGCGCTCCTGTTCTCAATGGAGACCCAGACCACCATTGGTTATGGCTGGCGTTGTGTTACTGAGGAGTGCCCTGTCGCTGTGATAACAGTGGTTATCCAGTCCATTGTGGGCTGCATCATTGACTCTTTCATGATTGGCACTATCATGGCCAAGATGGCACGACCAAAGAAGAGGAACCAGACCCTTGTGTTCTCTAAAAATGCTGTCATCGCCCAGCGTGATGGCAAGCTGTGCCTCATGTGGAGGGTGGGCAACCTGCGGAAGAGCCACATTGTGGAGGCTCATGTCCGTGCCCAGCTTATACGTTCATATGTCACAACTGAGGGTGAGTATATCCCTTTGGAGCAGATGGACCTCAATGTGGGCTACGATGAGGGCACAGACAGGCTGTTTCTAGTATCCCCGCTGGTTATAGTCCATGAGATCGATAAAGACAGCCCCTTGTACACTTTAAGCCGAGCTGATCTGGAGACAGATGACTTTGAGATCGTTGTGATCTTGGAGGGGATGGTGGAGGCCACGGCCATGACCACTCAGTTCCGTAGCTCCTACCTTGCCAGAGAGGTCTTCTGGGGTCACAGGTTTGAGCCTGTGATATATGAGGACGGAGACCGCTACAAGGTAGACTACAGTCGCTTCCACAACACCTATGAGGTGCCATCAACGCCCCACCTCAGCGCCAAAGAGCTCGACGAGGCCACGAGCCGGGCCTCATCTGCTGCTTCTCCCATCTCTGCATGTAGAACCGCACGAGACTTGATTCCCAGGTCGCTGAGCGCATTTTGTTACGAGAACGAGGTCGCATTGAGctgtggagaggaagaagaggacatCTTTGACTCCTCTCAGATTGTATTGAAGGAGAGGGCAGAGGACAGGAGAACTTCAGTTTCTGTAGACTTCCAAAACATGTTCCAGGACACCGCGACTATGTCATCAGGCAGCCACaatgtcatgtgtgttttggacATGGACAATAACCAGATGGAGTTTGACATCCTTCAGCCTGCCATGCCTCTTGATCCAGTGACCTATAAGAGTGAGCAAGAGTGA